The Arachis ipaensis cultivar K30076 chromosome B07, Araip1.1, whole genome shotgun sequence genome includes a window with the following:
- the LOC107606115 gene encoding GRIP and coiled-coil domain-containing protein 2 isoform X1 — MSRITKWKVEKTKVKVVFRLQFHATHIPQSGWDKLYISFIPAETGKATSKTTKANVRNGACKWSDPIYETTRLLQDIRTKQYEEKLYKLVVGMGSSRSSILGEATINLADFVDALKPTSLALPLNGSDPGPTLHVTVQLLTSKTGFREFEQQRELTERGLRATSDQGSHEESADGKDSSPDQNVNNHMHKVNSRLKLKRESKDIPRISSLERESGVNEDYADLAAGYDGSSTTSESAYTEKHDVSSTHEIDSLKSMVSGDLVGQSSQPEKRDAPDGQVPSQGSHWVHGWSADYSASDNLTAPSEVNSSLKGNLGAVESSILDLKLTVSSLQNHADEIGVETHKFSKQLSAEISSGEALAKEVAVLKSECSKFKDEIEQLKSSKLSLLHGLRDLRETGREKFFQKLPLKCLKGLLLMEDKVRAIQKASMGFPERDFRLLNLELESLLEILRDLKQESREPISEADVANERENKKMDLQKGEQYLTDIGSDVGLFQPEGMAHYLTIPGIMSHEADPVDPTIAMKAKIFELLRELDDSKTEREGLIRKMEQMECYYEALVQELEQSQRQLMAELQNLRNEHSTCIYTIAASKDEMEIMHRNMNEQIMNFSEDKRILESISSEFEKRALSAEAALKRARLNYSIAVGQLQKDLELLSCQVLSMHETNENLIKQTLSDSPLPDTDGFREPVKYLNNSEGHISNLPSQNHSSSLNRQHFGEDILLSDLKRSLKAQEDLYKQVEEEICQMHFANIYSDVFSKALQETLLEASCDIRILKEEVLQLSQQLQVSNESNELLVLRLQNAMNDILSLNEYKEICTAKSNDVAHQNQILQVNLNDLSHENSLLTQKINELDVLLKESRSYEGKYMACTTENSEIRSMLKKESLENGHLREEISILHGELEAVRNKFDEMASLKDNLRKNVSFLSNKLQKLLASYDDTFSEISFRGTSDSECKELEGILLRLEEVQQRTRDRILLLIEEKQVLVDEKHSVQVSLNAAESDVLVMKQKFEHDLNEMLRKITESSARLQKLKIDFEVIVNRINAGFGFEETFSQHHKEFLSSRDHLEAEVQQLNSRNQDIAQEISKLNMLSGDLEMCKLRLAAVTEEKEALELSIQDKTEVSAKISSELVFSKESLHSLQNELHSEKQLREKLERTVSDLTTELKEKQSQLQELAQEILKLDTLSSDLELCKLTLAHVTEEKKALELSLQDKTEVYVKISSELDFSKESLHSLHNELHTEKMLREKLGKEVANLTAELNDKQCQLQDSDMTRQEMIHLKQLVADLEFEKSRISDLLQESEERLELALKESSSFTSLATHFSELHEFSIATDVVATFTRAQLADHVVELSEKLHSASQQLDILHKKNLDVESELNSCLCRELTCIEENKRLQTSLDSLKSELDATSAQKRALIDQNDAMISELEEHKSRTENVNNTFIHESQLVLEVERLGNLLECSSGDGEELFLLKEEAELKCLVLQAKLHELETAMTSLKDGELVRLENQCNELSKRLSEQVLKTEEFKNLSLHLKELKDKAEAECHNARERRGNEGPPVAMQESLRIAFIKEQYETKLQELKQQLSLSKKHSEEMLWKLQDAIEELESRKKSEASCIKLNEELGTKILELEAELQAVISDKRNLSNTFDLVKAEKECSLISLECCKQEKQELEASLLKSNEERSKIEVELTSAKQLLESLRSDVREKSNHTASSRELESTNMQPEDPLANGCETLESEDYSQQKEEKHADLIRSLKSSMDNLNKELEKMKKENSTPSEDGYSIELTFPNLQRELVQLHEANQELGNIFPVFKEISVTGNALERVLALEIELAEALQTKKKSSMQFQSSFLKQHSDEEAVFRSFRDINELIKDMLELKERHSAVETELKEMHERYSQLSLQFAEVEGERQKLMMTLKNTRSSRKAPNSPDSL, encoded by the exons ATGTCGAGAATTACTAAGTGGAAGGTAGAGAAGACGAAAGTTAAGGTGGTTTTTCGGCTCCAATTCCATGCTACACAT ATTCCACAATCCGGGTGGGATAAATTGTATATCTCTTTCATCCCTGCCGAAACCGGGAAGGCTACATCAAAGACAACCAAAGCAAATGTGAGAAATGGAGCCTGCAAGTGGTCGGATCCAATCTATGAAACTACAAGACTCCTACAAGACATTAGAACAAAACAGTATGAGGAGAAGCTTTATAAGCTCGTTGTGGGGATG GGATCTTCACGGTCTAGCATCCTCGGCGAGGCCACTATCAATCTTGCTGATTTTGTTGATGCCTTGAAGCCTACATCTCTTGCACTCCCTCTTAATGGCAGTGATCCTGGACCTACATTACAT GTTACTGTGCAGCTGCTCACTTCCAAAACTGGTTTCAG AGAATTTGAGCAGCAGAGGGAACTCACTGAGAGGGGTCTACGGGCAACCTCTGACCAAGGTTCTCATGAGGAATCTGCTGACGGCAAAGATTCGTCTCCGGATCAGAATGTCAACAATCATATGCATAAG GTCAATTCAAGACTGAAACTGAAAAGAGAATCTAAAGATATTCCTCGAATTTCTTCTCTTGAAAGAGAATCAGGGGTTAATGAAGATTATGCAGATTTGGCTGCTGGATATGATGGTTCCTCTACTACTTCAGAAAGTGCATATACTGAGAAGCATGATGTATCCAGTACACATGAAATTGACAGCCTTAAAAGCATGGTATCTGGCGATTTAGTTGGACAAAGCTCGCAGCCGGAAAAAAGAGATGCACCTGATGGCCAGGTCCCGTCACAAGGTAGCCATTGGGTCCATGGTTGGAGTGCAGACTATTCAGCATCAGATAACTTGACTGCTCCTTCAGAAGTTAACAGTAGTCTTAAAGGAAACTTAGGCGCGGTCGAGTCATCTATTCTTGATCTGAAGCTGACAGTGAGCTCTTTACAAAATCATGCTGATGAAATAGGTGTTGAAACACACAAATTCTCCAAGCAACTATCTGCTGAGATTTCCTCGGGAGAAGCGCTAGCAAAAGAGGTTGCTGTACTAAAATCGGAGTGTTCAAAGTTTAAAGATGAAATTGAGCAGCTCAAAAGTTCCAAGTTAAGCTTATTACATGGTCTCAGAGACCTGAGAGAAACGGGTCGGGAAAAGTTCTTTCAGAAGTTACCACTTAAATGTCTAAAGGGGCTTTTGCTCATGGAAGATAAGGTAAGAGCTATTCAGAAGGCGTCGATGGGATTTCCAGAAAGGGATTTTAGGTTGCTTAACTTGGAGTTAGAATCACTGCTTGAGATTTTGCGGGATCTCAAACAAGAATCTAGAGAGCCTATTTCAGAAGCTGATGTTGCGAATGAAAGGGAGAACAAGAAAATGGATTTACAAAAAGGTGAACAATATTTAACAGACATCGGGTCTGATGTGGGTTTGTTTCAACCTGAAGGCATGGCTCATTATCTTACCATACCTGGCATTATGTCTCATGAGGCTGATCCGGTGGATCCAACCATTGCTATGAAAGCAAAAATTTTTGAACTCCTAAGAGAGCTAGACGATTCCAAAACCGAAAGGGAAGGCCTCATTAGGAAAATGGAGCAGATGGAGTGCTATTATGAAGCTCTTGTTCAGGAACTTGAGCAGAGTCAACGGCAGTTGATGGCCGAGTTGCAGAACCTCAGGAATGAACATTCTACTTGCATATACACAATTGCTGCTAGTAAGGATGAGATGGAGATAATGCATCGGAACATGAATGAACAGATAATGAACTTCTCTGAAGACAAGCGCATTTTGGAGTCTATCAGCAGTGAGTTTGAAAAAAGAGCTTTGTCTGCTGAAGCAGCACTCAAAAGAGCAAGGTTAAACTATTCTATAGCTGTTGGTCAATTACAAAAGGATCTTGAATTGCTTTCTTGCCAGGTTCTTTCTATGCATGAGACAAATGAGAATCTTATAAAGCAAACTCTTTCAGATTCTCCCCTTCCAGATACTGATGGTTTCCGAGAACCAGTGAAATATCTGAACAATTCTGAAGGCCATATCTCCAATCTCCCATCCCAAAATCACAGTTCTTCCTTAAATAGACAACATTTTGGTGAAGACATTTTACTAAGCGATTTGAAAAGATCCCTTAAGGCACAAGAAGATCTATACAAACAAGTTGAAGAAGAAATCTGCCAGATGCATTTTGCAAATATATATTCAGATGTTTTTTCAAAGGCTCTCCAAGAAACACTGCTTGAAGCAAGTTGTGACATTCGAATTTTGAAAGAGGAAGTCCTTCAACTGTCTCAGCAGCTGCAAGTCTCAAATGAATCTAATGAGTTATTGGTGCTGAGGCTGCAGAATGCTATGAATGATATCCTCTCACTGAATGAGTACAAGGAGATTTGCACAGCCAAGAGCAATGATGTTGCTCACCAGAACCAAATTTTACAAGTAAATTTGAATGATCTTTCTCATGAAAACAGTCTTCTTACTCAGAAAATCAATGAGTTGGATGTTCTTCTGAAAGAGTCTAGGAGTTATGAAGGCAAATACATGGCATGTACTACAGAAAACTCAGAGATAAGAAGTATGTTAAAAAAAGAGAGCCTGGAAAATGGTCATCTTCGTGAAGAAATATCAATTCTGCATGGAGAATTAGAAGCTGTCAGAAATAAATTTGATGAGATGGCTTCTTTGAAGGATAATCTTCGGAAGAATGTCAGCTTTTTGTCTAATaagcttcagaaattgctggcaTCATATGATGATACATTCAGTGAAATTTCTTTTCGAGGTACATCTGATTCGGAATGTAAAGAGTTAGAAGGTATTTTGTTGCGGTTGGAAGAGGTACAACAGAGAACACGTGACAGGATTCTGCTACTCATTGAAGAGAAACAAGTTTTAGTGGATGAAAAACACTCGGTTCAAGTATCTTTAAATGCCGCAGAATCGGATGTTCTAGTCATGAAACAGAAGTTTGAGCATGATTTGAACGAGATGCTAAGAAAGATAACTGAGTCTAGTGCCCGATTGCAGAAACTTAAGATTGATTTTGAGGTGATTGTCAACAGGATCAATGCTGGTTTTGGATTTGAAGAAACCTTCTCTCAGCATCACAAAGAATTTTTGTCCAGTCGTGATCACTTAGAAGCTGAGGTACAGCAACTTAACTCCCGAAATCAGGACATTGCTCAAGAAATTTCAAAGCTCAATATGCTATCTGGTGACCTTGAAATGTGTAAGCTCCGCTTAGCAGCAGTCACAGAGGAAAAGGAAGCATTGGAGTTGTCTATACAAGACAAAACTGAAGTATCTGCAAAGATTTCATCCGAGCTTGTTTTTTCAAAGGAAAGTTTGCATTCTCTGCAAAATGAGTTGCATAGTGAGAAACAGTTAAGAGAGAAATTGGAGAGAACAGTTTCAGATCTTACCACAGAATTGAAGGAGAAGCAATCTCAGCTGCAGGAACTTGCTCAAGAAATTTTAAAGCTTGATACGTTATCTAGTGACCTTGAATTGTGTAAGCTCACCTTAGCACATGTCACAGAGGAAAAGAAAGCTTTGGAGTTGTCTTTACAAGACAAAACAGAAGTATATGTGAAGATTTCATCCGAGCTTGATTTTTCAAAGGAAAGCTTACATTCTTTGCACAATGAGTTGCATACTGAGAAAATGTTGAGAGAAAAATTGGGGAAAGAAGTTGCAAATCTGACTGCAGAATTGAATGACAAGCAATGTCAGCTGCAGGATTCTGATATGACCAGACAAGAAATGATCCATCTTAAGCAACTGGTTGCAGACTTAGAATTTGAGAAATCAAGAATATCTGATCTTCTACAAGAATCCGAGGAACGTCTTGAACTTGCCTTAAAAGAAtcttcatcttttacttccctaGCAACTCACTTTTCTGAACTGCATGAATTTTCGATAGCCACAGATGTCGTTGCTACTTTTACTAGAGCTCAATTGGCGGATCATGTTGTGGAGCTTAGTGAGAAACTACATTCCGCTAGTCAGCAACTTGACATCCTTCACAAGAAGAATCTTGATGTAGAATCTGAATTGAATAGCTGCCTTTGCAGAGAATTGACTTGCATTGAAGAAAACAAAAGATTGCAGACAAGTCTTGACTCCCTGAAATCAGAGTTAGATGCCACTTCTGCTCAAAAGAGAGCATTAATTGATCAAAATGATGCAATGATATCCGAgctggaggagcacaagagtcgAACAGAGAATGTCAACAATACTTTTATCCACGAAAGCCAGCTTGTCCTTGAGGTTGAAAGGCTGGGGAACTTGCTGGAGTGTTCTAGCGGAGACGGTGAGGAACTCTTTTTGTTGAAGGAAGAAGCTGAACTCAAGTGTTTAGTCCTTCAGGCCAAATTACATGAACTGGAAACTGCTATGACTTCATTGAAAGACGGAGAATTGGTAAGGCTGGAAAACCAATGTAATGAACTTTCCAAGAGGCTTTCCGAACAGGTTCTTAAGACAGAGGAGTTCAAAAATTTGTCCCTTCATTTGAAGGAGCTGAAGGACAAGGCTGAAGCCGAGTGTCATAATGCTCGTGAGAGAAGAGGAAATGAAGGACCACCTGTTGCTATGCAGGAGTCTTTGAGAATTGCATTTATCAAAGAACAATATGAAACAAAGTTGCAAGAACTGAAACAGCAACTCTCTTTGTCGAAAAAGCATAGTGAGGAAATGCTGTGGAAACTGCAAGATGCAATTGAAGAACTTGAGAGCAGGAAAAAGTCTGAAGCTTCTTGCATAAAACTTAATGAAGAACTGGGAACGAAGATCTTGGAATTGGAAGCTGAGCTACAGGCTGTAATTTCGGACAAACGAAATTTGTCAAATACTTTTGACCTGGTAAAGGCTGAAAAGGAGTGCTCATTGATATCTCTCGAATGCTGTAAGCAGGAAAAGCAAGAACTTGAAGCTTCACTTCTGAAAAGCAATGAGGAGAGGTCCAAAATTGAAGTGGAGCTCACCTCAGCAAAGCAATTGCTTGAAAGTTTGAGATCTGATGTGAGAGAGAAATCTAATCACACAGCTAGCAGTCGAGAGCTAGAGAGTACAAATATGCAACCCGAG GATCCTCTTGCAAATGGATGCGAAACTCTTGAAAGTGAAGACTACTcacaacaaaaagaagaaaagcacGCGGATTTAATTAGAAGTTTGAAATCTAGCATGGACAACTTGAATAAGGAG TTGGAAAAGATGAAAAAAGAGAATTCAACTCCTTCAGAAGATGGTTATAGCATTGAACTTACTTTTCCCAATCTGCAAAGAGAATTGGTGCAGCTACATGAA GCTAATCAAGAATTGGGAAACATATTCCCTGTGTTCAAGGAAATATCTGTCACTGGCAATGCATTAGAAAGGGTTCTTGCTTTGGAGATTGAGCTTGCTGAAGCATTGCAGACCAAGAAGAAATCAAGCATGCAATTTCAGAG TTCTTTCTTGAAACAACACAGTGACGAAGAAGCAGTGTTCAGAAGCTTCAGGGACATCAATGAGCTGATTAAGGACATGCTGGAACTGAAGGAAAGACATTCAGCTGTGGAAACAGAACTGAAAGAGATGCATGAACGTTACTCTCAACTAAGCCTTCAATTTGCAGAAGTTGAAGGTGAAAGACAAAAGCTCATGATGACACTCAAGAATACTAGATCTTCCAGGAAAGCTCCAAATTCACCTGATTCCTTGTAG
- the LOC107606115 gene encoding GRIP and coiled-coil domain-containing protein 2 isoform X3, protein MAVILDLHYIQVTVQLLTSKTGFREFEQQRELTERGLRATSDQGSHEESADGKDSSPDQNVNNHMHKVNSRLKLKRESKDIPRISSLERESGVNEDYADLAAGYDGSSTTSESAYTEKHDVSSTHEIDSLKSMVSGDLVGQSSQPEKRDAPDGQVPSQGSHWVHGWSADYSASDNLTAPSEVNSSLKGNLGAVESSILDLKLTVSSLQNHADEIGVETHKFSKQLSAEISSGEALAKEVAVLKSECSKFKDEIEQLKSSKLSLLHGLRDLRETGREKFFQKLPLKCLKGLLLMEDKVRAIQKASMGFPERDFRLLNLELESLLEILRDLKQESREPISEADVANERENKKMDLQKGEQYLTDIGSDVGLFQPEGMAHYLTIPGIMSHEADPVDPTIAMKAKIFELLRELDDSKTEREGLIRKMEQMECYYEALVQELEQSQRQLMAELQNLRNEHSTCIYTIAASKDEMEIMHRNMNEQIMNFSEDKRILESISSEFEKRALSAEAALKRARLNYSIAVGQLQKDLELLSCQVLSMHETNENLIKQTLSDSPLPDTDGFREPVKYLNNSEGHISNLPSQNHSSSLNRQHFGEDILLSDLKRSLKAQEDLYKQVEEEICQMHFANIYSDVFSKALQETLLEASCDIRILKEEVLQLSQQLQVSNESNELLVLRLQNAMNDILSLNEYKEICTAKSNDVAHQNQILQVNLNDLSHENSLLTQKINELDVLLKESRSYEGKYMACTTENSEIRSMLKKESLENGHLREEISILHGELEAVRNKFDEMASLKDNLRKNVSFLSNKLQKLLASYDDTFSEISFRGTSDSECKELEGILLRLEEVQQRTRDRILLLIEEKQVLVDEKHSVQVSLNAAESDVLVMKQKFEHDLNEMLRKITESSARLQKLKIDFEVIVNRINAGFGFEETFSQHHKEFLSSRDHLEAEVQQLNSRNQDIAQEISKLNMLSGDLEMCKLRLAAVTEEKEALELSIQDKTEVSAKISSELVFSKESLHSLQNELHSEKQLREKLERTVSDLTTELKEKQSQLQELAQEILKLDTLSSDLELCKLTLAHVTEEKKALELSLQDKTEVYVKISSELDFSKESLHSLHNELHTEKMLREKLGKEVANLTAELNDKQCQLQDSDMTRQEMIHLKQLVADLEFEKSRISDLLQESEERLELALKESSSFTSLATHFSELHEFSIATDVVATFTRAQLADHVVELSEKLHSASQQLDILHKKNLDVESELNSCLCRELTCIEENKRLQTSLDSLKSELDATSAQKRALIDQNDAMISELEEHKSRTENVNNTFIHESQLVLEVERLGNLLECSSGDGEELFLLKEEAELKCLVLQAKLHELETAMTSLKDGELVRLENQCNELSKRLSEQVLKTEEFKNLSLHLKELKDKAEAECHNARERRGNEGPPVAMQESLRIAFIKEQYETKLQELKQQLSLSKKHSEEMLWKLQDAIEELESRKKSEASCIKLNEELGTKILELEAELQAVISDKRNLSNTFDLVKAEKECSLISLECCKQEKQELEASLLKSNEERSKIEVELTSAKQLLESLRSDVREKSNHTASSRELESTNMQPEDPLANGCETLESEDYSQQKEEKHADLIRSLKSSMDNLNKELEKMKKENSTPSEDGYSIELTFPNLQRELVQLHEANQELGNIFPVFKEISVTGNALERVLALEIELAEALQTKKKSSMQFQSSFLKQHSDEEAVFRSFRDINELIKDMLELKERHSAVETELKEMHERYSQLSLQFAEVEGERQKLMMTLKNTRSSRKAPNSPDSL, encoded by the exons ATGGCAGTGATCCTGGACCTACATTACAT CCAGGTTACTGTGCAGCTGCTCACTTCCAAAACTGGTTTCAG AGAATTTGAGCAGCAGAGGGAACTCACTGAGAGGGGTCTACGGGCAACCTCTGACCAAGGTTCTCATGAGGAATCTGCTGACGGCAAAGATTCGTCTCCGGATCAGAATGTCAACAATCATATGCATAAG GTCAATTCAAGACTGAAACTGAAAAGAGAATCTAAAGATATTCCTCGAATTTCTTCTCTTGAAAGAGAATCAGGGGTTAATGAAGATTATGCAGATTTGGCTGCTGGATATGATGGTTCCTCTACTACTTCAGAAAGTGCATATACTGAGAAGCATGATGTATCCAGTACACATGAAATTGACAGCCTTAAAAGCATGGTATCTGGCGATTTAGTTGGACAAAGCTCGCAGCCGGAAAAAAGAGATGCACCTGATGGCCAGGTCCCGTCACAAGGTAGCCATTGGGTCCATGGTTGGAGTGCAGACTATTCAGCATCAGATAACTTGACTGCTCCTTCAGAAGTTAACAGTAGTCTTAAAGGAAACTTAGGCGCGGTCGAGTCATCTATTCTTGATCTGAAGCTGACAGTGAGCTCTTTACAAAATCATGCTGATGAAATAGGTGTTGAAACACACAAATTCTCCAAGCAACTATCTGCTGAGATTTCCTCGGGAGAAGCGCTAGCAAAAGAGGTTGCTGTACTAAAATCGGAGTGTTCAAAGTTTAAAGATGAAATTGAGCAGCTCAAAAGTTCCAAGTTAAGCTTATTACATGGTCTCAGAGACCTGAGAGAAACGGGTCGGGAAAAGTTCTTTCAGAAGTTACCACTTAAATGTCTAAAGGGGCTTTTGCTCATGGAAGATAAGGTAAGAGCTATTCAGAAGGCGTCGATGGGATTTCCAGAAAGGGATTTTAGGTTGCTTAACTTGGAGTTAGAATCACTGCTTGAGATTTTGCGGGATCTCAAACAAGAATCTAGAGAGCCTATTTCAGAAGCTGATGTTGCGAATGAAAGGGAGAACAAGAAAATGGATTTACAAAAAGGTGAACAATATTTAACAGACATCGGGTCTGATGTGGGTTTGTTTCAACCTGAAGGCATGGCTCATTATCTTACCATACCTGGCATTATGTCTCATGAGGCTGATCCGGTGGATCCAACCATTGCTATGAAAGCAAAAATTTTTGAACTCCTAAGAGAGCTAGACGATTCCAAAACCGAAAGGGAAGGCCTCATTAGGAAAATGGAGCAGATGGAGTGCTATTATGAAGCTCTTGTTCAGGAACTTGAGCAGAGTCAACGGCAGTTGATGGCCGAGTTGCAGAACCTCAGGAATGAACATTCTACTTGCATATACACAATTGCTGCTAGTAAGGATGAGATGGAGATAATGCATCGGAACATGAATGAACAGATAATGAACTTCTCTGAAGACAAGCGCATTTTGGAGTCTATCAGCAGTGAGTTTGAAAAAAGAGCTTTGTCTGCTGAAGCAGCACTCAAAAGAGCAAGGTTAAACTATTCTATAGCTGTTGGTCAATTACAAAAGGATCTTGAATTGCTTTCTTGCCAGGTTCTTTCTATGCATGAGACAAATGAGAATCTTATAAAGCAAACTCTTTCAGATTCTCCCCTTCCAGATACTGATGGTTTCCGAGAACCAGTGAAATATCTGAACAATTCTGAAGGCCATATCTCCAATCTCCCATCCCAAAATCACAGTTCTTCCTTAAATAGACAACATTTTGGTGAAGACATTTTACTAAGCGATTTGAAAAGATCCCTTAAGGCACAAGAAGATCTATACAAACAAGTTGAAGAAGAAATCTGCCAGATGCATTTTGCAAATATATATTCAGATGTTTTTTCAAAGGCTCTCCAAGAAACACTGCTTGAAGCAAGTTGTGACATTCGAATTTTGAAAGAGGAAGTCCTTCAACTGTCTCAGCAGCTGCAAGTCTCAAATGAATCTAATGAGTTATTGGTGCTGAGGCTGCAGAATGCTATGAATGATATCCTCTCACTGAATGAGTACAAGGAGATTTGCACAGCCAAGAGCAATGATGTTGCTCACCAGAACCAAATTTTACAAGTAAATTTGAATGATCTTTCTCATGAAAACAGTCTTCTTACTCAGAAAATCAATGAGTTGGATGTTCTTCTGAAAGAGTCTAGGAGTTATGAAGGCAAATACATGGCATGTACTACAGAAAACTCAGAGATAAGAAGTATGTTAAAAAAAGAGAGCCTGGAAAATGGTCATCTTCGTGAAGAAATATCAATTCTGCATGGAGAATTAGAAGCTGTCAGAAATAAATTTGATGAGATGGCTTCTTTGAAGGATAATCTTCGGAAGAATGTCAGCTTTTTGTCTAATaagcttcagaaattgctggcaTCATATGATGATACATTCAGTGAAATTTCTTTTCGAGGTACATCTGATTCGGAATGTAAAGAGTTAGAAGGTATTTTGTTGCGGTTGGAAGAGGTACAACAGAGAACACGTGACAGGATTCTGCTACTCATTGAAGAGAAACAAGTTTTAGTGGATGAAAAACACTCGGTTCAAGTATCTTTAAATGCCGCAGAATCGGATGTTCTAGTCATGAAACAGAAGTTTGAGCATGATTTGAACGAGATGCTAAGAAAGATAACTGAGTCTAGTGCCCGATTGCAGAAACTTAAGATTGATTTTGAGGTGATTGTCAACAGGATCAATGCTGGTTTTGGATTTGAAGAAACCTTCTCTCAGCATCACAAAGAATTTTTGTCCAGTCGTGATCACTTAGAAGCTGAGGTACAGCAACTTAACTCCCGAAATCAGGACATTGCTCAAGAAATTTCAAAGCTCAATATGCTATCTGGTGACCTTGAAATGTGTAAGCTCCGCTTAGCAGCAGTCACAGAGGAAAAGGAAGCATTGGAGTTGTCTATACAAGACAAAACTGAAGTATCTGCAAAGATTTCATCCGAGCTTGTTTTTTCAAAGGAAAGTTTGCATTCTCTGCAAAATGAGTTGCATAGTGAGAAACAGTTAAGAGAGAAATTGGAGAGAACAGTTTCAGATCTTACCACAGAATTGAAGGAGAAGCAATCTCAGCTGCAGGAACTTGCTCAAGAAATTTTAAAGCTTGATACGTTATCTAGTGACCTTGAATTGTGTAAGCTCACCTTAGCACATGTCACAGAGGAAAAGAAAGCTTTGGAGTTGTCTTTACAAGACAAAACAGAAGTATATGTGAAGATTTCATCCGAGCTTGATTTTTCAAAGGAAAGCTTACATTCTTTGCACAATGAGTTGCATACTGAGAAAATGTTGAGAGAAAAATTGGGGAAAGAAGTTGCAAATCTGACTGCAGAATTGAATGACAAGCAATGTCAGCTGCAGGATTCTGATATGACCAGACAAGAAATGATCCATCTTAAGCAACTGGTTGCAGACTTAGAATTTGAGAAATCAAGAATATCTGATCTTCTACAAGAATCCGAGGAACGTCTTGAACTTGCCTTAAAAGAAtcttcatcttttacttccctaGCAACTCACTTTTCTGAACTGCATGAATTTTCGATAGCCACAGATGTCGTTGCTACTTTTACTAGAGCTCAATTGGCGGATCATGTTGTGGAGCTTAGTGAGAAACTACATTCCGCTAGTCAGCAACTTGACATCCTTCACAAGAAGAATCTTGATGTAGAATCTGAATTGAATAGCTGCCTTTGCAGAGAATTGACTTGCATTGAAGAAAACAAAAGATTGCAGACAAGTCTTGACTCCCTGAAATCAGAGTTAGATGCCACTTCTGCTCAAAAGAGAGCATTAATTGATCAAAATGATGCAATGATATCCGAgctggaggagcacaagagtcgAACAGAGAATGTCAACAATACTTTTATCCACGAAAGCCAGCTTGTCCTTGAGGTTGAAAGGCTGGGGAACTTGCTGGAGTGTTCTAGCGGAGACGGTGAGGAACTCTTTTTGTTGAAGGAAGAAGCTGAACTCAAGTGTTTAGTCCTTCAGGCCAAATTACATGAACTGGAAACTGCTATGACTTCATTGAAAGACGGAGAATTGGTAAGGCTGGAAAACCAATGTAATGAACTTTCCAAGAGGCTTTCCGAACAGGTTCTTAAGACAGAGGAGTTCAAAAATTTGTCCCTTCATTTGAAGGAGCTGAAGGACAAGGCTGAAGCCGAGTGTCATAATGCTCGTGAGAGAAGAGGAAATGAAGGACCACCTGTTGCTATGCAGGAGTCTTTGAGAATTGCATTTATCAAAGAACAATATGAAACAAAGTTGCAAGAACTGAAACAGCAACTCTCTTTGTCGAAAAAGCATAGTGAGGAAATGCTGTGGAAACTGCAAGATGCAATTGAAGAACTTGAGAGCAGGAAAAAGTCTGAAGCTTCTTGCATAAAACTTAATGAAGAACTGGGAACGAAGATCTTGGAATTGGAAGCTGAGCTACAGGCTGTAATTTCGGACAAACGAAATTTGTCAAATACTTTTGACCTGGTAAAGGCTGAAAAGGAGTGCTCATTGATATCTCTCGAATGCTGTAAGCAGGAAAAGCAAGAACTTGAAGCTTCACTTCTGAAAAGCAATGAGGAGAGGTCCAAAATTGAAGTGGAGCTCACCTCAGCAAAGCAATTGCTTGAAAGTTTGAGATCTGATGTGAGAGAGAAATCTAATCACACAGCTAGCAGTCGAGAGCTAGAGAGTACAAATATGCAACCCGAG GATCCTCTTGCAAATGGATGCGAAACTCTTGAAAGTGAAGACTACTcacaacaaaaagaagaaaagcacGCGGATTTAATTAGAAGTTTGAAATCTAGCATGGACAACTTGAATAAGGAG TTGGAAAAGATGAAAAAAGAGAATTCAACTCCTTCAGAAGATGGTTATAGCATTGAACTTACTTTTCCCAATCTGCAAAGAGAATTGGTGCAGCTACATGAA GCTAATCAAGAATTGGGAAACATATTCCCTGTGTTCAAGGAAATATCTGTCACTGGCAATGCATTAGAAAGGGTTCTTGCTTTGGAGATTGAGCTTGCTGAAGCATTGCAGACCAAGAAGAAATCAAGCATGCAATTTCAGAG TTCTTTCTTGAAACAACACAGTGACGAAGAAGCAGTGTTCAGAAGCTTCAGGGACATCAATGAGCTGATTAAGGACATGCTGGAACTGAAGGAAAGACATTCAGCTGTGGAAACAGAACTGAAAGAGATGCATGAACGTTACTCTCAACTAAGCCTTCAATTTGCAGAAGTTGAAGGTGAAAGACAAAAGCTCATGATGACACTCAAGAATACTAGATCTTCCAGGAAAGCTCCAAATTCACCTGATTCCTTGTAG